One Actinomadura viridis genomic region harbors:
- a CDS encoding methyltransferase yields the protein MNAADVQPRIGWREDGQDRSARWRSESGAAPPHRVEVADDRMKADVAYRLACEGTALLWRGDFQNARQLLQAMTRRADRPPKPARRKRQEARRPSPLQAFHLHRQAQGQRARTLGMLLIPVEPGHSVPLRRAPDVAQACTEAYGPADEPYVMSLRELLGVIGAHEWRAKGVEIPALGGDRVHPHYGVFSPVRGEYVSLVADAPLPRSRALAYDVGTGTGVLAAVLARRGMERVVATDQDPRALACARENVARLGLAERVEVVEADLWPPGRADLVVCNPPWIPARPSSPLEHAVYDPDGRMLHAFLAGLAGHLAPGGEGWLILSDLAEHLGLRTRAELLDAIGAGGLTVAGRLDARPAHPRASDPGDPLHAARSAEVTSLWRLTAAPP from the coding sequence ATGAACGCCGCGGACGTCCAGCCCAGGATCGGCTGGCGGGAGGACGGCCAGGACCGTTCGGCCCGCTGGCGCTCGGAGAGCGGCGCGGCCCCGCCCCACCGGGTGGAGGTGGCCGACGACCGCATGAAGGCGGACGTCGCGTACCGGCTCGCCTGCGAAGGCACGGCGCTGCTGTGGCGAGGCGACTTCCAGAACGCGCGGCAACTGCTCCAGGCCATGACACGGCGCGCCGACCGTCCGCCCAAGCCCGCGCGGCGAAAGCGGCAGGAGGCGCGGCGGCCGTCGCCGCTCCAGGCGTTCCACCTGCATCGCCAGGCGCAGGGGCAGCGCGCCCGCACGCTGGGCATGCTGCTGATCCCCGTGGAGCCCGGCCACAGCGTCCCGCTGCGGCGCGCGCCCGACGTCGCCCAGGCGTGCACGGAGGCGTACGGCCCGGCGGACGAGCCGTACGTGATGTCCCTGCGCGAGCTGCTGGGGGTGATCGGCGCCCACGAGTGGCGGGCCAAGGGCGTGGAGATCCCCGCCCTGGGCGGCGACCGCGTCCATCCGCACTATGGGGTGTTCTCCCCCGTTCGGGGCGAGTACGTCTCGCTGGTCGCCGACGCCCCGCTGCCCCGTTCGCGGGCCCTGGCGTACGACGTCGGCACCGGGACCGGCGTGCTCGCGGCGGTCCTGGCCAGGCGCGGCATGGAACGGGTCGTGGCCACCGACCAGGATCCGCGCGCGCTCGCCTGCGCCCGCGAGAACGTGGCGCGGCTGGGGCTGGCGGAACGGGTGGAGGTCGTGGAGGCCGACCTGTGGCCGCCCGGCCGGGCGGACCTGGTGGTGTGCAACCCGCCGTGGATCCCGGCCCGCCCCAGCTCTCCCCTCGAACACGCGGTGTACGACCCGGACGGCCGGATGCTCCACGCCTTCCTCGCCGGGCTGGCCGGCCACCTGGCGCCGGGCGGGGAGGGGTGGCTGATCCTGTCCGACCTCGCCGAGCACCTCGGGCTGCGGACGCGCGCCGAGTTGCTGGACGCCATCGGCGCCGGGGGCCTGACGGTCGCCGGACGGCTGGACGCCAGGCCCGCCCACCCGCGCGCGTCCGATCCCGGCGACCCGCTGCACGCGGCGCGGTCGGCCGAGGTGACCTCCCTCTGGCGGCTCACCGCCGCACCGCCCTGA
- a CDS encoding epoxide hydrolase family protein translates to MTDVVPFRVNVPQADLDDLAGRLDRVRWPDELPGAGWDYGIPLGRVRELAEYWRTGYDWRAQEAALNAFPQFTTTIDGANVHFFHVRSPEPDALPLILTHGWPSTSADFLDMIGPLTDPRAHGGDPADAFHVVIPSIPGFGLSGPTRERGWNVGRVARAWKELMDLLGYERYGVQGGDWGWPVSAALAGIAPERLAGLHTNYLAMPADETVTDLTDEETSRVERQRRYLAAPAGYWQMQSTRPQTLAYALADSPVAQLAWIADKVTEWTDPATGVGDDRLLTTVSLFWLTGTGGSSSRLHRENTGPRGRKAVSNPVPMGVAVFPHDLILPVRRFAEKVYDIVHWTEFDRGGHLPALEVPDLLTGDVRAFFRGLR, encoded by the coding sequence ATGACCGATGTCGTTCCCTTCCGTGTGAACGTCCCGCAGGCCGATCTGGACGACCTCGCCGGACGCCTGGACCGCGTCCGCTGGCCGGACGAGCTGCCCGGCGCCGGCTGGGACTACGGCATCCCGCTCGGCCGCGTGCGGGAGCTGGCCGAGTACTGGCGCACGGGTTACGACTGGCGCGCGCAGGAGGCCGCGCTGAACGCGTTCCCGCAGTTCACCACCACCATCGACGGCGCGAACGTGCACTTCTTCCACGTGCGGTCGCCCGAGCCGGACGCGCTGCCGCTGATCCTGACGCACGGCTGGCCGAGCACGTCCGCCGACTTCCTCGACATGATCGGCCCGCTCACCGACCCCCGCGCGCACGGCGGGGACCCGGCCGACGCGTTCCACGTGGTGATCCCGTCCATCCCGGGCTTCGGGCTCTCGGGACCGACGCGCGAGCGGGGCTGGAACGTCGGACGCGTCGCGCGGGCGTGGAAGGAGCTGATGGACCTGCTGGGGTACGAGCGGTACGGCGTCCAGGGCGGCGACTGGGGCTGGCCGGTGTCCGCCGCCCTCGCCGGCATCGCCCCCGAACGGCTCGCCGGGCTGCACACCAACTACCTGGCGATGCCGGCGGACGAGACCGTGACCGACCTGACCGACGAGGAGACGTCCCGGGTCGAACGGCAGCGGCGCTATCTGGCCGCGCCGGCCGGTTACTGGCAGATGCAGTCCACGCGCCCGCAGACCCTGGCGTACGCGCTGGCCGACTCACCGGTGGCGCAGCTGGCCTGGATCGCCGACAAGGTCACCGAGTGGACCGACCCGGCGACCGGCGTCGGCGACGACCGGCTGCTCACCACGGTGAGCCTCTTCTGGCTCACCGGCACCGGGGGTTCGTCCTCCCGCCTCCACCGGGAGAACACGGGGCCCCGGGGCCGCAAGGCGGTGTCCAACCCGGTGCCGATGGGGGTGGCGGTCTTCCCGCACGACCTCATCCTGCCGGTGCGCCGCTTCGCCGAGAAGGTCTACGACATCGTGCACTGGACGGAGTTCGACCGTGGGGGGCACCTTCCGGCGCTGGAGGTCCCCGACCTCCTCACCGGCGACGTCCGCGCGTTCTTCCGCGGCCTCCGCTGA
- a CDS encoding SDR family oxidoreductase, with protein MTRLTDTIALVAGGTRGAGRGIATELGAAGATVYVTGRTTRDGRSDLDRPETIEETAELVTARGGTGIAVRCDHSDPGQVRALAERVRSAHGRLDLLVNDVWGGDALTQWDKRLWEHDLENGLKLLHRAVDTHIITSHFMLPLLIERGRGLVVEITDGTEEWVDEILGGYRGTFFYDLAKHSVARLASSQAAELKPYGVAALALTPGFLRSEAMLDHFGVTEENWRDAGAKDQHFLRSETPAYTGRAVVALAADPDIMAKTGGAYDTGRLAREYGFTDVDGTRPDFPEYYRGFLAASASASASASESGSGSGSGSGSGSGSGSASASASGPASASGSA; from the coding sequence ATGACACGGCTCACCGACACCATCGCCCTGGTCGCCGGAGGCACCCGCGGGGCGGGCCGGGGCATCGCCACCGAGCTGGGCGCGGCCGGGGCGACCGTGTACGTCACCGGCCGCACGACCCGGGACGGCCGCTCCGACCTCGACCGTCCGGAGACCATCGAGGAGACCGCCGAGCTGGTCACCGCGCGCGGCGGCACCGGGATCGCCGTCCGGTGCGACCACTCCGACCCCGGGCAGGTGCGGGCGCTGGCCGAGCGCGTCCGCTCCGCGCACGGACGGCTGGACCTGCTGGTCAACGACGTCTGGGGCGGCGACGCGCTCACCCAGTGGGACAAGCGGCTCTGGGAGCACGACCTGGAGAACGGCCTGAAACTGCTCCACCGCGCGGTCGACACCCACATCATCACCAGCCATTTCATGCTGCCGCTGCTCATCGAACGGGGACGCGGGCTGGTCGTCGAGATCACCGACGGCACCGAGGAGTGGGTCGATGAGATCCTCGGCGGCTACCGCGGCACGTTCTTCTACGACCTGGCCAAGCACAGCGTCGCCCGGCTCGCGTCCAGCCAGGCGGCCGAGCTGAAGCCGTACGGGGTCGCCGCGCTCGCGCTCACCCCGGGCTTCCTGCGGTCGGAGGCCATGCTCGACCACTTCGGCGTCACCGAGGAGAACTGGCGGGACGCCGGGGCCAAGGACCAGCACTTCCTCCGGTCCGAGACCCCCGCCTACACCGGCCGGGCCGTGGTGGCGCTCGCCGCCGACCCGGACATCATGGCCAAGACGGGCGGCGCGTACGACACCGGGCGGCTGGCCAGGGAGTACGGCTTCACCGACGTCGACGGGACGCGGCCCGACTTCCCCGAGTACTACCGCGGCTTCCTCGCGGCGTCCGCGTCCGCGTCGGCGTCCGCGTCCGAATCCGGGTCCGGGTCCGGGTCCGGGTCCGGGTCCGGGTCCGGGTCCGGGTCCGCGTCGGCGTCGGCGTCCGGGCCCGCGTCGGCGTCCGGGTCCGCGTGA
- a CDS encoding NYN domain-containing protein — MVSDNAARLAVLIDADNAQPSITEGLLAEVAKYGTAHVKRAYGDWTGTSLKGWKEHLLAQSIQPIQQFAYTTGKNATDAAMVIDAMDLLYSGRFDGFCIVSSDSDFTRLAARIRESGLTVYGFGERKTPKPFVAACDKFIYIENLTYSPSIATPAPKAAQRASAAHLAGDTALIGQLRNAVEAASDDDGWAGLAYVGHIITKQRPDFDSRSYGYAKLSDLMEATTLFELERRSPGSGKPGVVYARDKRHQDKDPGEDLGLAAELG, encoded by the coding sequence ATGGTCAGCGACAACGCCGCCAGGCTCGCGGTGCTCATCGACGCGGACAACGCGCAGCCTTCGATCACCGAGGGCCTGCTGGCGGAGGTCGCCAAGTACGGGACCGCCCACGTCAAACGGGCGTACGGCGACTGGACCGGGACCAGCCTCAAGGGCTGGAAGGAGCATCTGCTCGCCCAGTCGATCCAGCCCATCCAGCAGTTCGCCTACACCACCGGCAAGAACGCGACCGACGCGGCGATGGTCATCGACGCGATGGACCTGCTGTACTCGGGGCGCTTCGACGGGTTCTGCATCGTCTCCAGCGACAGCGACTTCACCCGCCTGGCCGCGCGCATCCGCGAGTCCGGCCTCACCGTGTACGGGTTCGGCGAACGGAAGACGCCGAAACCGTTCGTCGCGGCGTGCGACAAGTTCATCTACATCGAGAACCTCACGTACTCCCCGAGCATCGCCACCCCGGCGCCCAAGGCGGCGCAACGCGCCTCCGCCGCTCATCTCGCGGGGGACACCGCGCTGATCGGCCAGCTCCGCAACGCCGTGGAGGCGGCATCGGACGACGACGGCTGGGCCGGTCTCGCCTATGTCGGGCACATCATCACCAAACAGCGCCCGGACTTCGATTCCCGCAGCTACGGCTACGCCAAGCTCAGCGATCTGATGGAGGCGACCACGCTGTTCGAGCTGGAACGCCGCAGCCCGGGCAGCGGCAAGCCGGGGGTCGTCTACGCCCGCGACAAGCGTCACCAGGACAAGGACCCCGGCGAGGATCTCGGACTCGCCGCCGAGCTCGGCTGA
- a CDS encoding SDR family NAD(P)-dependent oxidoreductase, with the protein MTKARTIVITGASDGIGAAAARRLHRDGARVVIVGRSPRKTQAVAGEIGAEHHIADFTSLDDVRKLAAELNAAYPRIDVLANNAGGIFGDRTRTADGFEKTFQVNHLAPFLLTRLLMDTLIASAATVIQTASAGARTFGRLDIDDLEHDRKFSPERAYCTTKLQNILFTKELHRRHHSAGISTAAFHPGSVASNFAIESESYLRHLTGTRLGRAFLATPEKGAEQLVWLAQGRPGIDWVSGTYYEKRKPAKRNNPQALDADLARRFWDRSEQLLR; encoded by the coding sequence ATGACCAAGGCCAGGACAATCGTCATCACCGGCGCCAGCGACGGCATCGGCGCCGCGGCGGCCCGCCGGCTCCACCGGGACGGCGCCCGCGTCGTCATCGTCGGCCGCTCCCCGCGGAAGACGCAGGCGGTCGCCGGCGAGATCGGCGCGGAGCACCACATCGCCGACTTCACGAGCCTCGATGACGTCCGCAAGCTCGCGGCCGAGCTGAACGCCGCGTACCCCCGCATCGACGTGCTCGCCAACAACGCCGGCGGCATCTTCGGCGACCGCACCAGGACCGCCGACGGCTTCGAGAAGACCTTCCAGGTCAACCACCTGGCGCCGTTCCTGCTCACCCGGCTGCTGATGGACACGCTCATCGCCAGTGCGGCAACGGTGATCCAGACCGCGAGCGCCGGCGCACGCACCTTCGGCAGGCTCGACATCGACGACCTCGAGCACGACAGGAAGTTCAGCCCCGAGCGGGCCTACTGCACCACCAAGCTCCAGAACATCCTCTTCACCAAGGAGCTGCACCGCCGCCACCACTCCGCGGGCATCTCCACGGCCGCGTTCCATCCGGGCAGCGTCGCGTCGAACTTCGCCATCGAGTCGGAGAGCTACCTCAGGCACCTCACCGGCACCCGCCTCGGACGCGCCTTCCTGGCCACCCCGGAGAAGGGTGCCGAGCAGCTCGTCTGGCTCGCACAGGGCCGGCCCGGCATCGACTGGGTCTCCGGCACCTACTACGAGAAGCGCAAGCCGGCGAAGCGCAACAACCCGCAGGCTCTCGACGCCGATCTGGCCCGCCGGTTCTGGGACCGCTCCGAACAGCTGCTCCGCTGA
- the dnaB gene encoding replicative DNA helicase: MSVTEIGPPDQGFERTPPHDISAEQGVLGGMLLSQDAIAEVVEILRTQDFYRPAHQIIYDVVLDLYGRGDPADAVTIAGELTKRGEIGRIGGAPYLHTLISSVPTAANAGYYAKIVRERSVLRKLVETGTRIVQMGYAADGADADDVLDRAQAEVFAIAEKRSGEDYVSLSEIMPGALDEIEAIGSRGGQMVGVPTGFADLDALTNGLHSGQMIVVAARPAMGKSTLALDFARAASIKHGLTSAFFSLEMGRNEITMRLLSAEARVALHAMRSGTMQDEDWTRLARRMSEVAEAPLFIDDSPNMSMMEIRAKCRRLKQQHDLRLVIIDYLQLMSSGKRVESRQVEVSEFSRSLKLLAKELGVPVIALSQLNRGPEQRTDKKPMVSDLRESGSIEQDADMVILLHREDAYEKESPRAGEADLIVAKHRNGPTATVTVAFQGHYSRFVDMAQ; encoded by the coding sequence ATGAGCGTCACCGAGATCGGCCCGCCCGATCAGGGGTTCGAGCGCACCCCACCGCACGACATCTCCGCCGAGCAGGGCGTGCTGGGCGGCATGCTGCTCTCCCAGGACGCGATCGCCGAGGTCGTCGAGATCCTGCGCACCCAGGACTTCTACCGACCGGCCCATCAGATCATCTACGACGTGGTCCTGGACCTCTATGGCCGCGGCGACCCCGCCGACGCCGTCACCATCGCGGGCGAGCTGACCAAGCGCGGCGAGATCGGCCGGATCGGCGGCGCCCCGTACCTGCACACCCTGATCTCCTCGGTGCCCACGGCGGCCAACGCCGGCTACTACGCGAAGATCGTCCGAGAGCGGTCGGTGCTGCGCAAGCTGGTCGAGACCGGCACCCGCATCGTGCAGATGGGCTACGCCGCCGACGGCGCCGACGCCGACGACGTCCTCGACCGGGCGCAGGCCGAGGTCTTCGCCATCGCCGAGAAGCGCAGCGGCGAGGACTACGTCTCGCTCAGCGAGATCATGCCGGGCGCCCTGGACGAGATCGAGGCGATCGGCAGCCGGGGCGGCCAGATGGTCGGCGTCCCGACCGGCTTCGCCGACCTCGACGCGCTCACCAACGGCCTCCACTCCGGCCAGATGATCGTCGTCGCCGCCCGTCCCGCCATGGGCAAGTCCACGCTCGCCCTGGACTTCGCCCGCGCCGCCTCGATCAAGCACGGGCTGACCTCGGCGTTCTTCAGCCTGGAGATGGGCCGGAACGAGATCACGATGCGGCTGCTGTCCGCCGAGGCCCGGGTGGCCCTGCACGCGATGCGTTCGGGCACCATGCAGGACGAGGACTGGACGCGGCTGGCCCGGCGGATGAGCGAGGTGGCCGAGGCGCCGCTGTTCATCGACGATTCGCCCAACATGTCGATGATGGAGATCCGGGCCAAGTGCCGCCGCCTCAAGCAGCAGCACGATCTGAGGCTGGTCATCATCGACTATCTCCAGCTGATGTCGTCCGGCAAGCGGGTGGAGAGCCGCCAGGTCGAGGTCTCGGAGTTCTCCCGTTCGCTCAAGCTCCTGGCCAAGGAGCTCGGCGTGCCCGTCATCGCGCTGTCCCAGCTCAACCGAGGTCCCGAGCAGCGGACCGACAAGAAGCCCATGGTGTCGGACCTGCGCGAGTCGGGCAGCATCGAGCAGGACGCGGACATGGTCATCCTCCTGCACCGTGAGGACGCCTACGAGAAGGAGTCACCCCGGGCCGGCGAGGCCGACCTGATCGTGGCCAAGCACCGTAACGGCCCGACGGCGACCGTCACCGTCGCGTTCCAGGGCCACTACAGCCGTTTCGTCGACATGGCGCAGTAG
- a CDS encoding SRPBCC domain-containing protein, whose product MTRQDLSSESTTLYAEGDELVAERVFDAPRELVWAVMTSPEHVSAWWGPHGTTTDVVEMDVRPGGGWRWVNEFDGGEAPFRGEYLEVEAPERYVRTSIYDVAPANEGPPAIEELVLTDLGGRTKVVHRSRFPSPEVLAMALGTGMSKGALETYDRLALVLAEAG is encoded by the coding sequence ATGACGAGACAGGACCTGAGCAGCGAGTCCACGACCCTGTACGCCGAGGGCGACGAGCTGGTCGCCGAGCGGGTGTTCGACGCCCCGCGCGAGCTGGTCTGGGCGGTGATGACCTCGCCGGAGCACGTCTCCGCGTGGTGGGGGCCGCACGGGACCACCACCGACGTGGTCGAGATGGACGTCCGGCCCGGGGGCGGGTGGCGCTGGGTCAACGAGTTCGACGGGGGCGAGGCGCCGTTCAGGGGCGAGTACCTGGAGGTCGAGGCGCCCGAGCGGTACGTGCGGACGTCGATCTACGACGTCGCGCCGGCCAACGAGGGGCCGCCCGCGATCGAGGAGCTCGTCCTCACCGACCTCGGCGGACGGACCAAGGTCGTCCACCGCAGCCGCTTCCCCTCGCCCGAGGTGCTCGCCATGGCACTGGGCACCGGGATGTCCAAGGGGGCGCTCGAAACGTACGACCGCCTCGCCCTCGTTCTGGCCGAAGCTGGCTGA
- a CDS encoding MATE family efflux transporter has protein sequence MVGSPLRWRANPHDREILRLAVPAFAALVAEPLFLLTDSAIIGHLGTAQLGGLGVAGQALATLVYLCVFLAYGTTAGVARRVGAGDMKGAIRQGVDGLWLALAIGAVLIAVGWPLAPWLVDMFGASPSVAPYAHTYLTVSLLGIPGMLLILAGTGVLRGLQDTRTPLYVSIGGFGANLVLNVVFVLGLGWGIAGSAWGTVIAQTGSAAVYVVMVVRAARRHGAPIRPDLQGVRGAASAGVHLLLRTAAMRVVLIVGTSIAARMGDPEIAAYQVGFQVWTLLAFALDAIAIAGQAITGRHLGASDVPATRAATRRMIQWGVVCGIVFGIGILIVRPWLPALFTGDDQVRNLLLGSLVLVALMQPIAGVVFVLDGILIGAGDGPYLAVTSVIATLAFLPAALLAYGAGTGLVGLWLAIGLWMVTRLVTLGLRARGEAWLVTGATRG, from the coding sequence ATGGTCGGCTCCCCCCTGCGGTGGCGTGCGAACCCGCACGACCGCGAGATCCTCCGCCTCGCGGTCCCCGCGTTCGCCGCGCTGGTGGCCGAGCCCCTGTTCCTGCTCACCGACTCGGCGATCATCGGCCATCTCGGCACCGCGCAGCTGGGCGGGCTCGGTGTGGCCGGCCAGGCGCTGGCCACGCTCGTGTACCTGTGCGTCTTCCTCGCCTACGGGACGACCGCCGGCGTGGCACGGCGCGTCGGCGCGGGCGACATGAAGGGGGCGATCCGCCAGGGCGTCGACGGACTGTGGCTGGCGCTGGCGATCGGCGCCGTGCTGATCGCGGTGGGCTGGCCCCTGGCCCCCTGGCTGGTGGACATGTTCGGCGCGTCCCCGTCGGTCGCCCCGTACGCGCACACCTACCTCACGGTGAGCCTGCTCGGCATCCCGGGAATGCTGCTCATACTCGCCGGCACGGGGGTGCTGCGCGGGCTCCAGGACACCCGCACGCCCCTGTACGTCTCGATCGGCGGCTTCGGCGCGAACCTGGTCCTGAACGTGGTGTTCGTGCTCGGGCTGGGGTGGGGCATCGCCGGCTCCGCCTGGGGGACCGTGATCGCCCAGACGGGCAGCGCGGCGGTGTACGTGGTGATGGTGGTGCGCGCGGCCCGCCGCCACGGGGCCCCGATCCGGCCCGATCTCCAGGGCGTGCGCGGCGCCGCCTCCGCCGGGGTGCACCTGCTGCTGCGCACGGCCGCCATGCGGGTGGTGCTGATCGTCGGCACCTCGATCGCCGCCCGGATGGGCGACCCGGAGATCGCCGCTTACCAGGTGGGCTTCCAGGTGTGGACCCTGCTGGCCTTCGCGCTGGACGCGATCGCGATCGCCGGTCAGGCCATCACCGGCCGCCATCTCGGCGCCTCCGACGTCCCCGCGACCCGGGCGGCCACCCGGCGCATGATCCAGTGGGGCGTGGTGTGCGGCATCGTCTTCGGCATCGGGATCCTGATCGTACGCCCCTGGCTGCCGGCCCTGTTCACCGGCGACGACCAGGTCCGGAACCTGCTGCTGGGGTCGCTGGTCCTGGTGGCCCTCATGCAGCCGATCGCGGGCGTGGTCTTCGTCCTGGACGGGATCCTGATCGGCGCGGGCGACGGCCCCTACCTGGCGGTGACCTCGGTCATCGCCACCCTGGCGTTCCTGCCGGCGGCGCTGCTGGCCTACGGGGCCGGCACCGGCCTCGTCGGGCTGTGGCTGGCCATCGGGCTGTGGATGGTCACCCGCCTGGTCACGCTGGGACTGCGGGCCCGCGGTGAGGCGTGGCTGGTCACGGGCGCGACCCGCGGCTGA
- a CDS encoding peptidoglycan recognition family protein, giving the protein MSMHPNGGLTRRGLAALLGLGLVEVITPGAASADGRRIPREGGPPLLVHTRRDWQALPARRPATVFRTPPNRIVVHHTATPNSEDYSLAHAYRLSRRIQRFHMRARGWDDTGQQLTISRGGHIMEGRNRSLAAIRNGRHVLGAQALNHNGHTIGIENEGDYSDSPVPGTLWDSLVETCAWLCAEYDLDPFRAIVGHRDLVATDCPGDVLYGRLTELREDVADRLDAQEEQEEQEEQPSEDVPPSGEAPSPGEVPPSDGGAPSGQVTAPGEVPPIEPVSPPLHDPVHVSPDPGVPASPAPNAPRLDG; this is encoded by the coding sequence ATGTCCATGCATCCGAACGGTGGTCTCACCCGTCGCGGCCTGGCGGCACTGCTCGGCCTGGGGCTGGTCGAGGTGATCACGCCCGGCGCGGCGAGCGCCGACGGCAGGAGGATTCCGCGGGAGGGTGGGCCGCCGCTGCTGGTCCACACCCGGCGGGACTGGCAGGCGCTGCCCGCGCGCAGGCCCGCCACGGTGTTCCGTACGCCCCCGAACCGCATCGTCGTGCATCACACCGCGACGCCGAACTCCGAGGACTACTCCCTCGCGCACGCCTACCGGCTGTCCCGCCGCATCCAGCGTTTCCACATGCGCGCCCGCGGCTGGGACGACACCGGGCAGCAGCTCACGATCAGCCGGGGCGGCCACATCATGGAGGGCCGCAACCGCAGCCTCGCGGCGATCCGGAACGGCCGGCACGTGCTCGGCGCGCAGGCCCTGAACCACAACGGTCACACCATCGGCATCGAGAACGAGGGCGACTACAGCGATTCGCCCGTCCCCGGCACGCTGTGGGATTCGCTGGTCGAGACGTGCGCGTGGCTGTGCGCCGAGTACGACCTCGATCCCTTCCGCGCCATCGTCGGGCACCGCGACCTGGTCGCCACCGACTGCCCGGGGGACGTCCTCTACGGGAGGCTGACCGAACTCCGCGAGGACGTGGCCGACCGGCTGGACGCCCAGGAGGAACAGGAGGAGCAAGAGGAGCAGCCCTCCGAGGACGTCCCGCCCTCCGGAGAGGCCCCGTCACCCGGTGAGGTCCCGCCGTCCGATGGGGGCGCGCCTTCCGGGCAGGTCACGGCACCTGGAGAGGTCCCGCCGATCGAGCCGGTGTCGCCACCGTTGCACGATCCCGTCCATGTCTCCCCGGACCCCGGCGTGCCGGCGAGCCCGGCGCCGAACGCGCCCCGCCTGGACGGGTGA
- a CDS encoding ClpX C4-type zinc finger protein — MSSLAEADDGTVRCFSCDRPAAEVGRLVSGAGLRICGACVAAAEAIVEEYRDDPFQVRLPRWTSMTDEQMLDKVPRVAALADQVEAELRGWVRELRRRGVTWARIGQALGITRQSAWERFSGEE, encoded by the coding sequence GTGAGTTCATTGGCCGAGGCCGACGACGGAACCGTCCGGTGCTTCTCCTGCGACCGGCCCGCCGCCGAGGTCGGCCGCCTGGTCTCGGGCGCCGGCCTGCGGATCTGCGGCGCGTGCGTCGCCGCCGCCGAGGCGATCGTGGAGGAGTACCGCGACGATCCGTTCCAGGTCCGGCTGCCCCGGTGGACGTCGATGACGGACGAGCAGATGCTCGACAAGGTCCCGCGCGTGGCGGCCCTCGCCGACCAGGTCGAGGCCGAGCTCCGGGGCTGGGTGCGGGAGCTGCGGCGGCGCGGGGTCACCTGGGCGAGGATCGGGCAGGCGCTCGGCATCACGCGGCAGTCCGCCTGGGAGCGGTTCTCCGGCGAGGAGTGA
- a CDS encoding MarR family winged helix-turn-helix transcriptional regulator translates to MMTGEGAQPARLRNAPSWLIAQLYAYSHRVRNERFAAAGFRSYHYRLLAALAEFGPASQATLGRSTGIDRSDVVAALNELAGKHLIERAPDPADRRRNIISITPAGRRGLDELDEVLAEIQDELLAPLTSEERDRLTGMLVRLVEHHVRP, encoded by the coding sequence ATGATGACCGGCGAGGGGGCGCAGCCCGCGCGGCTCAGGAACGCGCCGAGCTGGCTGATCGCTCAGCTCTACGCGTACTCCCACCGGGTCCGCAACGAGCGGTTCGCCGCGGCCGGCTTCCGCAGCTACCACTACAGGCTGCTCGCCGCCCTCGCCGAGTTCGGTCCCGCCAGCCAGGCCACCCTGGGCCGCAGCACCGGCATCGACCGCAGTGACGTGGTCGCCGCGCTGAACGAGCTCGCCGGCAAGCACCTGATCGAACGCGCGCCCGACCCCGCCGACCGCAGGCGCAACATCATCTCGATCACCCCGGCGGGCAGGCGCGGCCTCGACGAGCTGGACGAGGTGCTGGCCGAGATCCAGGACGAGCTGCTCGCGCCCCTGACCTCCGAGGAACGCGACCGGCTGACCGGCATGCTCGTCCGCCTGGTCGAGCACCACGTGCGCCCCTGA
- a CDS encoding chorismate mutase — translation MADPKSLPEVRAGIDAIDADLVRLLAERQALVRAAARFKADEQAVRAPARVEQVVASARERAVAAGLSPVVAEAVWRAMISAFIDLELAEQAGRATERAVNGAPRQAR, via the coding sequence ATGGCTGATCCGAAATCGCTTCCAGAGGTCCGTGCCGGGATCGACGCCATCGACGCCGACCTGGTTCGGCTCTTGGCCGAGCGGCAGGCTCTGGTCAGGGCGGCCGCGAGGTTCAAGGCCGATGAGCAGGCGGTGCGCGCACCTGCCAGGGTGGAGCAGGTGGTCGCGTCGGCGCGTGAACGTGCCGTGGCCGCGGGTTTGTCACCGGTGGTCGCCGAGGCCGTGTGGCGCGCAATGATCAGCGCCTTCATCGACCTGGAACTCGCGGAGCAGGCAGGCAGGGCGACGGAACGCGCGGTGAACGGCGCCCCGCGCCAGGCACGCTGA